A part of Ancylothrix sp. D3o genomic DNA contains:
- a CDS encoding DNA cytosine methyltransferase, with product MRVVDLFSGCGGLSLGFQNAGFEVVAAFENWTPAIKVYERNFTHPIYLANLVDWQNNIQEIEQFKPGVIIGGPPCQDFSSAGKRDESLGRSDLTICFAEIVAKIQPAFFVMENVERIQKSAKYAVAKEILRAAGYGLSEQVLDASFCGVPQKRKRFFCVGELGGDEAKITPYLLRNLAGRPLTVREYLGESLGVEYYYRHPRSYQRRGIFSIDEPSPTVRGVNRPIPKNYQFHPGDSSQDIEKIRPLTTIERSYIQTFPKGFIFEGSKTDLEQMIGNAVPVKLAEYVGRCLIEYIMESENLGVKKIVETMPVQLCLPLF from the coding sequence ATGCGGGTGGTTGATTTATTTTCAGGTTGTGGTGGCTTATCGTTAGGCTTTCAAAATGCCGGTTTTGAGGTAGTAGCGGCGTTTGAGAATTGGACACCGGCAATTAAGGTTTATGAGCGTAATTTTACACATCCAATTTATTTAGCTAATTTAGTAGATTGGCAGAATAATATCCAAGAAATTGAACAGTTTAAACCCGGTGTGATTATTGGCGGGCCACCCTGTCAAGATTTTTCGAGTGCAGGAAAGCGGGATGAGTCTTTAGGCAGAAGTGATTTAACGATTTGTTTTGCGGAAATTGTGGCGAAAATTCAGCCGGCTTTTTTTGTGATGGAAAATGTAGAAAGAATACAAAAAAGCGCAAAATACGCGGTTGCAAAAGAGATTTTACGAGCGGCTGGATATGGGTTGAGTGAGCAAGTTTTAGATGCAAGTTTTTGTGGAGTTCCGCAGAAACGGAAACGGTTTTTTTGTGTGGGGGAGTTGGGGGGAGATGAGGCAAAGATAACGCCTTATTTGCTGAGAAATTTGGCGGGCCGGCCTTTAACGGTGAGAGAATATTTAGGGGAAAGTTTGGGGGTTGAATATTATTACCGGCATCCGAGAAGCTATCAGCGTCGGGGTATTTTTTCCATAGATGAACCAAGTCCAACGGTAAGAGGAGTTAACCGGCCTATTCCTAAAAATTATCAGTTTCATCCGGGGGATTCTTCGCAGGATATTGAGAAAATTAGACCTTTAACGACAATTGAAAGAAGCTATATCCAAACGTTTCCTAAAGGCTTTATTTTTGAGGGAAGTAAGACTGATTTAGAACAAATGATTGGTAATGCTGTGCCGGTGAAGTTAGCGGAATATGTGGGCCGGTGTTTGATTGAGTATATAATGGAATCTGAGAATCTGGGTGTTAAGAAGATTGTGGAAACGATGCCGGTGCAATTGTGTTTACCTCTATTTTGA